A stretch of the Mycobacterium shigaense genome encodes the following:
- a CDS encoding ATP-dependent 6-phosphofructokinase, with translation MRIGILTGGGDCPGLNAVIRAVVRTCDGRYGSSVVGFQDGWRGLLENRRIQLQNDDRNDRLLAKGGTMLGTARVHPDKLRAGLNQIKQTLDDNGIDVLIPIGGEGTLTAAHWLSEENVPVVGVPKTIDNDIDCTDVTFGHDTALTVATDAIDRLHSTAESHQRVMLVEVMGRHAGWIALNAGLASGAHMTLIPEQPFDIEDVCRLVKRRFQRGDSHFICVVAEGAKPVPGSIALREGGIDEFGHERFTGVAAQLAVDVEKRINKEVRVTVLGHVQRGGTPTAYDRVLATRFGVNAADAAHAGEYGQMVSLRGQDIGRVSLADATRHLKLVPDSRYDDAAAFFG, from the coding sequence ATGCGGATCGGAATTCTCACCGGCGGTGGCGACTGTCCCGGCCTCAACGCCGTCATCCGGGCAGTCGTGCGCACCTGCGACGGGCGGTACGGCTCGTCGGTCGTCGGCTTTCAGGACGGGTGGCGCGGGCTACTGGAGAACCGGCGCATTCAACTGCAGAACGACGATCGTAACGACCGGCTGCTGGCCAAGGGCGGGACCATGCTGGGCACCGCCCGGGTGCATCCCGACAAACTGCGGGCCGGGCTGAACCAGATCAAGCAGACGCTGGATGACAACGGCATCGACGTGCTCATCCCGATCGGCGGCGAGGGCACCCTGACGGCCGCGCATTGGCTGTCGGAGGAGAACGTCCCGGTGGTCGGTGTTCCCAAGACCATCGACAACGACATCGATTGCACCGACGTGACTTTCGGTCACGACACGGCGCTGACGGTCGCCACCGACGCGATCGACCGGTTGCACAGCACCGCCGAATCCCACCAGCGCGTGATGCTGGTGGAGGTGATGGGCCGGCACGCCGGCTGGATCGCACTGAACGCCGGGCTGGCCTCCGGCGCGCACATGACGCTCATTCCCGAGCAGCCCTTCGACATCGAGGACGTGTGCCGCCTGGTCAAACGGCGTTTCCAGCGCGGCGACTCGCACTTCATCTGCGTGGTCGCCGAGGGCGCCAAACCGGTGCCGGGCTCAATCGCGTTGCGCGAGGGCGGAATTGACGAGTTCGGCCACGAGCGCTTCACTGGCGTGGCCGCGCAGCTGGCCGTCGACGTGGAGAAGCGCATCAACAAAGAAGTCCGGGTGACCGTGCTTGGCCACGTCCAGCGGGGTGGCACCCCGACGGCCTATGACCGGGTGCTGGCCACCCGGTTCGGGGTCAACGCAGCCGACGCTGCCCACGCCGGCGAGTACGGTCAGATGGTATCGCTGCGCGGCCAGGACATCGGCCGGGTGTCGCTGGCCGACGCGACGCGGCATCTCAAGCTGGTGCCCGACAGTCGCTACGACGACGCCGCCGCGTTCTTCGGGTAG
- the gatB gene encoding Asp-tRNA(Asn)/Glu-tRNA(Gln) amidotransferase subunit GatB gives MSVAASADLMDYDEVIARFDPVLGLEVHVELSTATKMFCGCATTFGGEPNTQVCPVCLGLPGSLPVLNRAAVESAIRIGLALNCEIVPWCRFARKNYFYPDMPKNYQISQYDEPIAVNGYLEAPLEDGSTWRVEIERAHMEEDTGKLTHIGSETGRIHGATTSLIDYNRAGVPLIEIVTKPIVGAGAQAPQIARAYVTALRDLLRALDVSDVRMDQGSMRCDTNVSLKPAGTTEFGTRTETKNVNSLKSVEVAVRYEMQRQGAVLASGGQIIQETRHFHETGGYTSPGRAKETAQDYRYFPEPDLEPVAPSRELVEQLRATIPELPWLIRKRIQDEWGVSDEVMRDLVNAGAVDLVIATVKNGAPSEQARAWWGNFLVQKANEADVALDELAITPAQVAAVVALVDEGKLSNKLARQVVEGVLAGEGEPEQVMTARGLALVRDDSVTQAAVDEALAANPDVAEKIRGGKVAAAGAIVGAVMKATRGQADAARVRELVLAACGQG, from the coding sequence ATGAGTGTTGCCGCCAGCGCCGATCTCATGGACTACGACGAAGTCATCGCGCGCTTCGATCCGGTATTGGGCCTCGAGGTGCACGTCGAGCTGTCCACCGCGACCAAGATGTTCTGCGGCTGCGCCACCACCTTCGGCGGCGAGCCCAACACCCAGGTGTGCCCGGTCTGCCTGGGACTGCCGGGTTCGCTGCCGGTGCTCAACCGGGCCGCGGTGGAGTCGGCGATCCGCATCGGCCTGGCCCTCAACTGCGAGATTGTGCCCTGGTGCCGCTTCGCGCGGAAGAACTACTTCTATCCGGACATGCCGAAGAACTACCAGATCTCGCAGTACGACGAGCCCATCGCCGTCAACGGCTACCTTGAGGCGCCGCTGGAAGACGGCAGCACCTGGCGGGTAGAGATCGAGCGCGCGCACATGGAGGAGGACACCGGCAAGCTCACCCATATCGGCAGCGAGACCGGCCGCATCCACGGCGCGACCACGTCACTGATCGACTACAACCGCGCCGGCGTGCCGCTCATCGAGATCGTCACCAAGCCCATCGTGGGAGCCGGCGCCCAGGCGCCACAGATCGCCCGGGCCTACGTGACGGCACTGCGGGACCTGTTGCGCGCCTTGGACGTATCCGATGTCCGCATGGACCAGGGCTCGATGCGATGTGACACCAACGTCTCGCTGAAGCCAGCGGGCACAACCGAATTCGGCACCCGGACCGAGACCAAGAACGTCAACTCACTCAAGAGCGTCGAGGTTGCCGTGCGCTACGAGATGCAGCGCCAGGGCGCGGTTCTCGCGTCCGGTGGCCAGATCATCCAGGAGACCAGGCACTTTCACGAGACCGGCGGCTACACCAGCCCCGGACGAGCCAAGGAGACCGCCCAGGACTATCGGTATTTCCCCGAGCCCGACCTGGAACCCGTCGCGCCCAGCCGCGAGCTGGTCGAGCAGCTGCGTGCGACCATCCCCGAGCTACCGTGGTTGATCCGCAAGCGGATTCAGGACGAGTGGGGCGTCTCCGACGAAGTGATGCGCGATCTCGTCAACGCCGGAGCGGTCGACTTGGTGATCGCCACCGTCAAGAATGGCGCGCCCAGCGAGCAGGCGCGGGCCTGGTGGGGAAACTTCCTGGTGCAGAAGGCCAACGAGGCGGATGTCGCGCTCGACGAACTGGCTATCACCCCGGCCCAGGTCGCCGCGGTGGTGGCGCTGGTCGACGAGGGCAAGCTGTCCAACAAGCTGGCCCGCCAGGTCGTCGAGGGCGTGCTTGCCGGCGAGGGCGAGCCCGAGCAGGTGATGACGGCCCGCGGGTTGGCGCTGGTGCGTGACGACTCCGTCACCCAGGCCGCCGTCGACGAGGCCTTGGCCGCCAATCCCGATGTGGCTGAGAAGATTCGGGGCGGCAAGGTGGCCGCGGCCGGCGCAATCGTCGGGGCGGTGATGAAGGCCACCCGCGGCCAGGCCGATGCGGCCCGGGTTCGCGAGCTGGTACTGGCGGCCTGCGGCCAGGGCTAG
- a CDS encoding PQQ-dependent sugar dehydrogenase: MRLRRSVRCGLAALCAALLVSTGCARFNDAASQPFTTAPELKPQPSSTPPPPPPLPPNPFPKQCPAPGVMQGCLESTSGLIMGPDSKTALVAERTTGAVKEIAVNAEPKVKVVIPVDPSGDGGLMDIVMSPTYTQDRLMYAYISTPTDNRVIRVADGDIPKDILTGIPKGATGNTGALMFTSPTTLVVLTGDAGNPAMAADPKSLAGKVLRIEQPTTVGQAPPTTALSGVGSGGGLCTDPVDGSLYVADRTATADRLQRITKTSQVSTVWTWPDKPGVAGCAAMDGTIMVNLINTKTTVAIRLAPATGAVTGEPEVVRKDTHAHAWALRMSPDGNIWGATVNKTAGDAEKLDDVVFPLFPQGGGFPRSSDDKA; the protein is encoded by the coding sequence ATGCGGTTGCGGCGCTCGGTTCGGTGCGGGCTGGCTGCGCTGTGCGCGGCGCTGCTGGTGTCGACCGGCTGCGCGCGGTTCAACGACGCCGCCTCGCAACCCTTCACCACGGCCCCGGAGCTCAAACCGCAGCCCAGCTCGACGCCGCCCCCGCCGCCCCCGCTGCCGCCGAACCCGTTCCCCAAGCAGTGCCCCGCGCCGGGCGTGATGCAGGGCTGCCTGGAGAGCACCAGCGGGCTCATCATGGGCCCCGACAGCAAAACCGCGTTGGTCGCCGAACGCACCACCGGGGCGGTCAAGGAGATCGCGGTCAACGCCGAGCCGAAGGTCAAGGTCGTCATCCCGGTCGACCCGTCCGGCGACGGCGGCCTGATGGACATCGTGATGTCGCCCACCTACACGCAGGACCGCCTGATGTACGCCTACATCAGCACGCCGACCGACAACCGGGTGATCCGGGTGGCCGACGGTGACATCCCCAAGGACATCCTGACCGGGATCCCCAAGGGCGCCACCGGCAATACCGGGGCGCTGATGTTCACCAGCCCGACCACTCTGGTCGTGCTGACCGGTGATGCGGGCAACCCGGCGATGGCCGCCGACCCCAAATCGCTGGCGGGCAAGGTGTTGCGCATCGAGCAGCCCACCACCGTCGGCCAGGCGCCGCCGACGACGGCGCTGTCCGGCGTCGGCTCCGGCGGCGGCCTGTGCACCGACCCCGTCGACGGTTCGCTGTATGTCGCCGACCGCACCGCCACCGCCGACCGGTTGCAGCGCATCACCAAGACCTCGCAGGTGTCCACGGTGTGGACCTGGCCGGACAAGCCGGGCGTGGCCGGCTGCGCGGCCATGGACGGCACCATCATGGTCAACCTGATCAACACCAAGACGACGGTGGCGATCCGGCTCGCGCCGGCGACCGGTGCAGTCACCGGCGAGCCCGAGGTCGTCCGCAAGGACACGCACGCCCACGCGTGGGCGTTGCGGATGTCGCCGGACGGAAACATCTGGGGCGCAACGGTCAACAAGACCGCCGGCGACGCCGAGAAGCTGGACGACGTGGTGTTCCCGCTGTTCCCGCAGGGCGGCGGCTTCCCTCGCAGCAGCGACGACAAGGCCTAG
- a CDS encoding DoxX family protein, producing the protein MTSQPNDAPWQRPGETPEPAPGRPAAARVVDPEDDLTPVGYPGDFGPTTVIPYQDLNQAAGPGGAAYNVLDHQEPLPYVQPHAAPRHLAAEPAEIEPHDDHDRHDAIGRRGTQNLGLLVLRLGLGVVLGAHGLQKLFGWWGGGGLGGLKNSLADAGYQHADILSYVSAGGELAAGVLLVLGLFTPVAAAGALAFLINELLVSISGRPHTFAYFLPQGHEYQITLIVLAVAIILAGPGRYGLDANRGWSHRPFIGSFVALLAGIAAGIAVWVLLNGVNPIA; encoded by the coding sequence GTGACCAGTCAACCGAATGACGCACCTTGGCAGCGGCCCGGCGAGACACCGGAGCCGGCTCCAGGACGTCCCGCCGCAGCACGCGTGGTTGATCCCGAGGATGACCTGACGCCGGTGGGCTATCCGGGCGACTTCGGGCCTACCACCGTCATCCCGTACCAGGACCTCAATCAGGCGGCCGGCCCCGGCGGGGCCGCGTACAACGTCCTCGACCATCAGGAGCCGTTGCCGTACGTGCAGCCGCATGCGGCGCCCCGGCATCTGGCGGCCGAACCGGCCGAGATCGAGCCGCACGACGACCACGACCGGCACGACGCCATCGGACGGCGCGGCACCCAGAACCTGGGTTTGCTGGTGCTGCGGCTCGGGCTCGGCGTGGTGCTGGGCGCACACGGGCTGCAGAAGCTGTTCGGTTGGTGGGGCGGCGGGGGATTGGGCGGGCTCAAGAACTCGCTGGCCGACGCCGGCTACCAGCACGCCGACATCCTGTCCTACGTCAGCGCCGGCGGGGAGCTGGCCGCGGGAGTGCTGCTGGTGCTGGGGCTGTTCACACCGGTGGCCGCCGCGGGTGCCTTGGCGTTCCTGATCAACGAGCTGCTGGTCAGCATCTCGGGGCGCCCGCACACGTTCGCCTACTTCCTGCCGCAGGGGCACGAATACCAGATCACGCTCATCGTGCTGGCCGTCGCGATCATCTTGGCCGGACCCGGCCGATACGGTCTGGACGCCAATCGGGGCTGGTCCCATCGGCCGTTTATCGGCTCGTTCGTGGCCCTGCTCGCCGGCATTGCGGCGGGCATCGCGGTGTGGGTACTGCTCAACGGGGTCAACCCGATCGCCTGA
- a CDS encoding PH domain-containing protein, whose protein sequence is MAHIAVGFLTLGLLIPVLAWPVTLPLLVIPVLLSALIVRLRTVADDQGVTVRNLLSSRTVSWDDIDGLRFHRGSWARARLKNGAEVRLPAVTFATLPQLAGVSAGRVPNPYR, encoded by the coding sequence ATGGCGCACATCGCCGTCGGATTCCTGACGCTGGGGTTGTTGATTCCGGTGCTGGCCTGGCCGGTGACGTTGCCGCTGCTCGTCATCCCGGTGCTGCTGTCGGCGCTGATCGTCCGGCTCCGCACCGTCGCCGACGACCAGGGCGTCACGGTGCGCAATCTCCTGAGCAGCCGGACGGTGTCCTGGGATGACATCGACGGGCTGCGCTTCCACCGCGGGTCCTGGGCACGCGCCCGGCTCAAAAACGGCGCCGAGGTGCGCCTGCCCGCGGTCACGTTCGCCACGCTGCCGCAGCTCGCGGGGGTGAGCGCCGGGCGGGTGCCCAACCCCTACCGGTAA
- a CDS encoding acetolactate synthase large subunit: MSAPTKPDVGAAKVATDAASAVASTPASHPKRVGPEQLTGAQSVIRSLEELDVEVIFGIPGGAVLPVYDPLFDSKKLRHVLVRHEQGGGHAASGYAHATGKVGVCMATSGPGATNLVTPLADAQMDSIPVVAITGQVGRGLIGTDAFQEADISGITMPITKHNFLVRSGDEIPRVLAEAFHIASSGRPGAVLVDIPKDVLQGQCTFSWPPRMDLPGYKPNTKPHSRQIREAAKLIAQSRKPVLYVGGGVIRGDASEQLAELAELTGIPVVTTLMARGAFPDSHRQNLGMPGMHGTVAAVAALQRSDLLIALGTRFDDRVTGQLDSFAPEAKVIHADIDPAEIGKNRHADVPIVGDIKAVITDLIAMLRHYETPGKLDMTAWWGYLDEVQATYPLSYSPQSDGSLSPEYVIEQLGKLAGPDAVYVAGVGQHQMWAAQFISYEKPRTWLNSGGLGTMGFAVPAAMGAKIARPEAEVWAIDGDGCFQMTNQELATCAIEGVPIKVALINNGNLGMVRQWQTLFYGERYSQTNLATHSHRIPDFVKLAEALGCVGIRCERAEDVVDAIKAAQAINDRPVVIDFIVGADAQVWPMVAAGTSNDEIQAARGIRPLFDDESEGHA, from the coding sequence GTGAGCGCACCCACCAAGCCAGACGTCGGGGCGGCGAAAGTCGCGACGGACGCAGCGAGCGCCGTCGCATCCACTCCGGCTAGCCACCCGAAACGTGTTGGACCCGAACAACTTACCGGCGCGCAGTCGGTGATCCGGTCGTTGGAGGAGCTCGACGTCGAGGTCATCTTCGGGATTCCGGGCGGCGCCGTGCTGCCGGTCTACGACCCGCTGTTCGACTCGAAAAAGCTCCGCCACGTGCTGGTCCGTCACGAGCAGGGCGGTGGTCACGCGGCCAGCGGCTACGCGCACGCCACCGGCAAGGTCGGGGTCTGCATGGCGACGTCGGGTCCCGGCGCCACCAACCTGGTGACCCCGCTGGCCGACGCGCAGATGGACTCGATCCCGGTGGTCGCGATCACCGGGCAGGTCGGGCGCGGGCTGATCGGGACGGACGCCTTCCAGGAGGCCGACATCTCGGGCATCACGATGCCGATCACCAAGCACAACTTCCTCGTTCGTTCCGGCGACGAGATCCCCAGGGTGCTGGCCGAGGCGTTCCACATCGCGTCCTCGGGGCGCCCCGGCGCCGTGCTGGTCGACATCCCCAAGGATGTGCTGCAGGGACAGTGCACGTTCAGTTGGCCGCCGCGGATGGATCTTCCCGGCTACAAGCCCAACACCAAGCCGCACAGTCGGCAGATCCGCGAGGCGGCCAAGCTGATCGCGCAGTCGCGCAAGCCGGTGCTGTACGTGGGTGGCGGCGTCATCCGCGGGGATGCCAGCGAGCAGCTGGCCGAATTGGCCGAACTGACCGGTATTCCGGTGGTGACCACGCTGATGGCTCGCGGCGCCTTCCCGGACAGCCATCGGCAGAACCTGGGCATGCCCGGCATGCACGGCACGGTCGCCGCGGTGGCGGCGCTGCAGCGCAGCGACTTGCTGATCGCGCTGGGCACCCGGTTCGACGACCGGGTGACCGGACAGCTGGATTCCTTTGCGCCCGAGGCCAAAGTCATCCACGCCGACATCGACCCGGCCGAGATCGGCAAGAATCGGCACGCCGATGTCCCGATCGTCGGCGATATCAAGGCCGTCATCACCGACCTCATTGCGATGCTGCGGCACTACGAAACCCCGGGCAAGCTGGACATGACCGCCTGGTGGGGCTACCTGGACGAGGTGCAGGCCACCTATCCGTTGAGCTACAGCCCACAGAGCGACGGCAGCCTGAGCCCGGAATACGTGATCGAGCAGCTCGGCAAGCTCGCCGGCCCCGACGCCGTGTACGTCGCCGGCGTTGGCCAGCACCAGATGTGGGCCGCGCAGTTCATCTCTTACGAGAAGCCACGCACCTGGCTCAACTCCGGGGGCCTGGGCACCATGGGATTCGCCGTCCCGGCGGCCATGGGCGCCAAGATCGCCCGCCCGGAGGCCGAGGTGTGGGCGATCGACGGCGACGGCTGCTTCCAGATGACCAATCAGGAGCTGGCCACCTGTGCGATCGAGGGCGTGCCGATCAAGGTGGCGCTGATCAACAACGGCAATCTGGGCATGGTGCGGCAGTGGCAGACCCTCTTCTATGGGGAGCGGTACTCCCAAACCAATCTGGCCACGCACTCACACCGCATCCCTGATTTCGTCAAGCTCGCCGAGGCGCTGGGCTGCGTCGGAATACGTTGCGAGCGTGCCGAAGACGTCGTCGACGCGATCAAGGCGGCCCAGGCCATCAACGACCGCCCGGTGGTGATCGACTTCATCGTCGGCGCGGACGCGCAGGTGTGGCCGATGGTGGCGGCGGGCACCAGCAACGACGAGATCCAGGCCGCCCGCGGCATCCGGCCGCTGTTCGACGACGAAAGTGAAGGGCACGCCTGA
- the ilvN gene encoding acetolactate synthase small subunit gives MTGSPKTHTLSVLVEDKPGALARVAALFSRRGFNIESLAVGATEQKDMSRMTIVVSAEATPLEQVTKQLNKLVNVIKIIEQNDDNAVSRELALIKVGADAGSRSQVIEAVNLFRAKVVDVSPEALTIEATGDRGKIEAFLRVLEPFGIREIVQSGMVALSRGARSIGTAK, from the coding sequence ATGACCGGATCGCCCAAGACACATACGTTGTCGGTGCTCGTCGAGGACAAACCCGGTGCGCTTGCTCGCGTGGCGGCGCTGTTCAGTCGCCGGGGTTTCAACATCGAGTCGCTGGCGGTCGGTGCCACCGAGCAGAAGGACATGTCGCGGATGACGATCGTGGTCTCCGCCGAGGCGACCCCGCTCGAACAGGTCACCAAGCAGCTCAACAAGCTCGTCAACGTGATCAAGATCATCGAGCAGAACGACGACAACGCGGTGAGCCGCGAGCTGGCGCTGATCAAGGTGGGAGCCGATGCCGGTTCCCGCAGCCAGGTCATCGAGGCCGTAAACCTGTTCCGCGCCAAGGTCGTCGACGTTTCGCCGGAAGCACTGACCATCGAGGCCACCGGCGACCGCGGCAAGATCGAAGCCTTCCTGCGGGTGCTCGAACCGTTCGGTATTCGCGAGATCGTTCAATCGGGAATGGTTGCCCTGTCGCGCGGCGCGCGCAGCATCGGCACCGCTAAATAA